GCCGCGGCCAGCACCTTGCCGAGCGAGCCGCCGTAGGTGATGAGGGTGACGTCCGTCCCGGGCCGCCGGACCGCTGCCCGGTCGAGGTCGGCGGGGCCGGCACCGGTGTCGAGGACACCGGAGGTGTTGTAGAGCGAGCCGTGCTCGAACACGACCACCGGGTCCGGGTCGGCGAGCGCGGGTGCCAGCATGTACCGGGCGTCCTCCAGGGTCGCGGGCGACAGCACCCGGATGCCCGGTATGTGGGCGTACCAGCCTTCGAGGCTGTGCGAGTGCTGTGCGGCGAGCTGGCGGCCGGCTCCCGTCGTCATCCGGATCACCAGCGGCACGGCGACCTGTCCGCCCGACATGTGGAGCAGGGTCGCGGCGTTGTTGAGGATCTGGTCCAGCGCCAGCAGACTGAAGTTGACGGTCATGATCTCGACGATCGGGCGCATGCCCGCGATGGCGGCGCCGATGCCGGCCCCGACGAAACCCGACTCCGACAGGGGGTGTCACGGACCCGCTCGGGGCCGAACTCGTCGAGCAGGCCGAGGCTGACACCGAAGGCCCCGCCGTAGCGGCCGACGTCCTCACCCATCAGGAAGACCCGGTCGTCGGCGGCGAGGGCCTCCCGGAGGGCGGCGCGCAGCGCCTCCCGGTAGGTGATCGGCTCGTCGGCGCCCTTCGCCCTGCTCATGACGGCTCCCCCGTCGGGGTGCGGACGAAGCGGAGCAGCTGCGATGCGGGCTCGACACCGCCCTGCCGGGCCCGGCCGACGGCCCCGTCGAGCTCCTCCGCGATCTCCTTCTCCAGGGATTCCAGGCCGGCTTCGTCGAAGGCGCCGTCGGCGCGCATCCGCTCGACGAGCAGGGTGATCGGGTCGCGCTTCTTCCACTGCTCGACCTCCGCCCTGTCCCGGTAGAGGTCCGGGTCGTACATGGAGTGGGCGCGGAATCGGAAGGTCCGCACCTCCAGGAAGTACGGGCCACCGCCCTCGCGTACCGCCTGTGCGGCCCGCCGGGTGGTCTGCTCGACGGCGGACACGTCCATGCCGTCCACCGCCCAGGCCGCCATCCCGTACGAGGCCGCCCGCGCGGCGAGGTCGATCTGGGCGTGCTCACGGGCCAGCGGAGTACCCATGGCGTAGAGGTTGTTCTCGCAGACCAGCAGCAGCGGCAGGCCCCACAGGGCGGCGAGGTTCGCCGTCTCGTGGAACTCGCCCTCGGCGAAAGCGCCGTCACCGAAGAAGCAGCAGGCCAGCCGCTGCTGACCGCGCATCCGGTCGGCCAGCGCCAGACCGGCCGCGACGGGGAGGCCGCCGGCAACGATGCCCTGGCCGCCGTAGAAGCGGCGTGCGGCGTCGAAGAGGTGCATGGACCCGCCACGTCCCCCGCTGCAGCCGCTGGTGCGCCCGAGCATCTCGGCGAGGACCGCCTCGGCAGGGATGCCCCGGGCCAGTGCGTGACCGTGCTCCCGGTAGGTGCTGACCACGGCGTCCTCCGGTGTCAGCGCCTGGTGGACACCGACGGAGACGGCCTCCTCGCCGATGCAGAGGTGGACGAAGCCGCGGATCTCGCCGGCACTGTACAACTCGACGCAGCGCTCCTCGAACCGGCGGATTCTCAGCATCTCCCGCAGCAGCAGGAGCCGGTGTGCGACGTCGGCGGGCGCCCGTGCGTCGGTGCGACCGGAGTCCGCCACGGTGCGGCGGGTCATTCCGCCTCCTCCAGGGTCGACACGTCGCCCTCGGGGATGCCGAGCTCCCGCGCGCGGAGCAGGCGGCGCATGACCTTGCCGCTCCGGGTCTTCGGAAGGTGCTGGTCGAAGGCGATCTCGCGGGGTGCGATGGCCGGGCCGAGCCGGCGCCGGGCGAACGCGGTGATGTCCCTCGCCAGGGAGGTGTCGGCGTCGAAGCCGGGCTTCAGCGAGACGAACGCCTTGACCACCTCCCCGGCGACGGGGTCGGGCCGGCCGATCACTCCGGCCTCGGCCACCGCCGGGTGCTCCATCAGCGTGCTCTCCACCTCGAACGGACCGATGAGATGTCCCGCGCACTTGATCACGTCGTCGGCTCGGCCGACGAACCAGTAGAAGCCGTCGGTGTCGCACCGGGCGAGGTCACCGGTGAGGTACCAGCCGTCGGCGAAGCACGAGCGGTAGCGGTCGTCCGCGCCGAGGTACCCGCGGAACATGGAGGGCCACCCCGGGCGCAGCGCCAGTTCCCCCACGGCGCCGGGTTCGGTCAGGACGTGCACACGGCCGTCGCGGACCGCGGCACGGCCGTTCGGTCCCCGTTCCAGGATGCCTGCCGCCACGCCTGGCAGCGGCCGGCCCATCGACCCGGGCCTGACCTCGCCACCGGCCCGGTTCGCGATCATGATGGAGCCCGTCTCGGTCTGCCACCAGTTGTCGTGGATCGGCAGGCCCAGGATCTCCTCGCCCCAGCGGACGGCCTCCGGGTTGAGCGGCTCGCCGACGCTCGCGATGAAGCGCAGGGCCGAGAGATCGAAGGCGCGCGGCAGGTCGGGGGACGGCCGCGCGGGCTCACCCGCATCAGCATCCGGATCGCGGTCGGCGCGGTGTACCAGACGCTGACCCGCTCCCCGGCCAGGATGCCGTACCAGCGTCTGGCGTCGTACTCCCCGGCGTCCACCACCACGGTCGCGCCGTGCGTGAGCGGGGCGATGACGCCGTAGGACGTGCCCGTCACCCAGCCGGGGTCGGCGGTGCACCAGAAGATGTCGTCGGGGTGGAGGTCGAGGGCCTGGGAGGCCGTCGCATGGTGGGCGACGACGGCCTCGTGAACGTGGACCGCCCCTTCGGCGTACCGGTCGTGCCGCTGGTGAAGTGCAGCAGCGCCATGTCCTCGGGGTCGGTGTCGGGGATCGTGAAGGCGTCGGACGCATCGGCCAGCAGGGCACTGAGCGACTCCGTGCCGGGAAGAGTCCCGGTGAACGGGCCCGTGACCAGGACGTGCCGCAGCCCCGGCAGGCGCTCACGGTGGCCCGCCACCTTGCGGCGGTACAGCTCTTCCGTGGTGACCAGCACGCGGACGTCGCCGAGCCGCAGCCGCTCCTCCACCGGCGCGGGGCCGAACGCGGAGAACATCGGGCAGAACACCGAGAGGTTCTTCAGGCTGCCGAACGCCACGACGAAGATCTCCGGGCAGCGTCCGAGCAAGGAGGCGACCCGCTCCCCCGTCCCACCCCGAGGGCCCGCAACACGTTGGCGAACCGGTTGCTGCTCGCGGCCAGCTGCGCATAGGTCACCGGTTTCACCGTGCCGTCGCCCGCAACGCAGCGGAGCGCGACGTGGTCGCCACGGCCCGCGGCGACGTGGCGGTCGACGGCCTCGTGCGCGATGTTCAGCCCCCGTTCTCCCGGAAGGCCGTCCAGCAGTCCCCGGGCGTCCTGCCAGGCGGCGGCCCGGCCCCCGGCCCGGTGCGGCCGGATTCCGGGAACGCCGTCGTCGCGCGGCCGTGCATGGAGGTCACCGTCCCCACGGGGGTCGCGGACCGCCGGAGTGGCGGGCCGGCCCTTCCTCCATCCTGCAAGGTGGCCGGGCCGCCCGGGAGGAGCGGAAGGGGCCCGGCCATCGGCCCGTGCGACGCCGCCGCTGGGGCCGATCGGCCCCAGCGGCGGACACGGTTCGCGGTTCAGGCTGGAGGCGGGACATCCGGCCGTGACAGGAGGCATCCCGAAATGAGTGACGACACGACCGACGGTCGGCTGCGCACGAAGTCGTGGGCCCTGCGACTCGACCTGTTCGAGGAGGGCGACACCACCAAGGTGCACGCAGTGCTCGACACCGGCGACAACACCCTGGAGAGCCGTACGAGTTCCCGCCGCAACCCGCACGACCCGCCCGTGCCGGAGGTCGGTGACGAGTACGCGGCCGGCCGGGCCCTGGTCGACCTCGGGCAGCAGCTGCTCCGGGCGGGCCGGACCGATGCAGCGGCCGACGATCCGGCGCTGCACACCTGAGAGCACCGGCACGGATCCGGGCGACGGACACCGTGCGTGCACCCGGGTGGGCGCCGGCCCGATCGCGGAGCCGGGGGCACGGCACGGCGGCACCCGGCCGAACCACGAGGACACACCATGACCCACGAGCGGAACCCCGACCGGATCGTCGTCGGTGTGGACGGCTCCGAACAGGCCGGCCAGGCCCTGCGCTGGGCCCTTCGGCAGGCGGAGCTCACCGGCGCCGCCGTGGAGGCCGTGATCGCGTGGGAGCCGCCGTACACCGGATGGGGCGGTGACATGACGGCCGGCGAGAAGAAGGAGCTCGGCATCCTCGCGGACAAGGTCCTGGCCGGGACCATCGCGAAGGTCCAGGAGTCCGGACCGCGCGTGGAGGTGCACGCGCGGGCCGCCGAGGGCACACCGGCCCAGGTCCTGCTCGCTGCGGCGGCGGACGACGACGTGGCCCTGCTCGTGGTCGGCAGTCGGGGCATCGGCGGATTCGCGGGCGCGCTCCTCGGCTCCGTGGGCCAGCACTGCGCGCAGCACGCGCCGTGCCCCGTGGTGATCGTGCGGGGCCGCGACTCCCTGGGCCGACAGACCGCGGACGCGGTGCCGCACTGAGCCGGTTCCCGCGGGGAGCGTCCGCGCCCCGCGAGGACCTCACCGAATTCACCCGGCCTTCCGCACCATGAACCGGCGGAAGGCCCGAACAGGCAAGGAGGATCGCCATGGCCGGCGAGATGATGCACCGACGGGCACCGCACTGGTGGCCGACGTTCTCGGACTGGTTCGAGGATCTCCCCGTCGACCTGCGGATGGGCGAGCACGTGATCCGCGTCGAGGAGTCCGAGCACGAGGGGATGTACACGGTAAAGGCCGAACTCCCCGGGATGGACCCCGAGAAGGATGTCGAGATCACCGTCGAAGGCGGTGTGCTGACCATCAGGGCCGAACGGGCGGAGGAGAAGAGGGAGAAGCAGCGGTCGGAGTTCCGTTACGGCTTCTTCACCCGCAGTCTGCGGCTGCCCGAAGGGGTGAGCGAGGCGGACATCACGGCCACGTTCGACAAGGGCGTGCTGACGGTGACGTGCCCGGTCGGGCAGGTCGAGGCGCCGGCCCGCCGGATCCGGATCGGACACGGCGCCACCGACTGACCCCTCGGCCGGCTGCCGCCCGACCCCGGCGGTCGGGCGGCACCGCCGGGCCCGGGATCATTGCTGCGGTTCGCGGTGCGCCGAGGGTCGGTCCGACGCCGGGCTGATCAGGCCGTAGTGCCCGTCGTAGCGGTAGTAGAGCAGGTTCCCGCGGCCGGTCGACGCGTCGGCGTAGACGACGAACGGACCGCCGGTCGCCTCCAGCCGGTCCACCGCCTGCTCCTCCGTCATGCGCGTGGCGGGCGCCGTCAGTACCGTCATCGGCAGGTCCGACGGCGCGAGCGCCTCCGGTCGCGGATGGACCTGCGCGAGCCGGTAGGGACCGGCGCCGAACCGGTGGATGACGCTGTCCTCCCTCGTACCGATCTCCGTGAAGAGATGGAAGTCGAAGTCCATCGTCTCCAGTTCGAGTGCGGCCTCGCCCGCGCTCTCCAGCGCCAGCGGGTACGACTTCCGCCGGACGATGCGGCGGTCCTCCCGCGGCAGCGGCACGTAGTGGGGCCGGTGCAATCCTTCGTCACCGCGCCGCCACTCGTGGGGGCGGGCCGCGCCGCCGCGGCCCCGCCGTGCCTCCCGGTCACGGTGCAGGCGTGAGAGCTGGACGGCCAGCCGGTCGCGCAGCAGGCCGATCGCCTCGCCCATCGTCGGGGCGGCCACGTGGGCACGTGCGAGTCTGCCGTCGACATCGACGGTCGCCTGTGCCAGGGCGGGCCGCTCGACCGAGGGGTTGTGCATCCGGGTCAGCCGCACACGTGCGGACAGCACGGGTTCCCGCACCGTGGCGAGCAGGTCAAGGATCCTGGCGCGGGCGTGTTCGACGGTCGCCGGGGCCACGTCCCGACCGGCGCTGACCTGCAACTCCGGTGCCTGGATCGACCGAGGGGATGACATGGCGGGCCTCCGCAGTGCTCGGTTGGGCGGGCCGACCCGGGGCGCCCGGGCACGCGGGCGACCCTCTCGCCCGCGTCACGCGGCCCGGTGCGGCCGCGCCGTCTCCCCCGACCGACGGTAGCGAGCCGCGCCGGCGGCCGCCTGGGCCGGACTGCCCCGACGAAGGCGCCGTCCGGCCCCCTCCGCCGACCCCCGCGGCCCTCGTCCCCGACGACGGCCGTCGGCACAGTGGAATCGGCCCCTCGGGCCGGCCGCGCCCGCCCACTCCGGGAGGAGGAGAGGACCATGCGCCATCGCACGGTACGGGACGTCATGACCAGCCCGGCGATCAGTGTCGCGCCGGACACCGGCTTCCGCGAGATCGTGGCTCTGCTCGACGAGTACGGCATCACCGCAGTCCCCGTCGTGGACGGCGCCGGTCACCCGATCGGCGTGGTGTCGGAGGCCGACCTGCTGCGCACCCAGGAAGCCCAGGAGGACCACTCCGGCCTGCTGCCCGGCCCGCCACCGCGACACGGCGCGCCGGTGACGGCGTCGGGGCTCATGTCCGCTCCCGCCGTGTGCATCACGGGCGAGGCCAGTGTGGTCGCGGCGGCACGGACGATGCACGCCCGCAACGTCAAGCGGCTGCCGGTGGTCGACACGGACGGACGGCTGGTGGGCGTGGTCGCCCGCGCCGACCTGCTCCGGGTCTTCCTCCGCGACGACCGCGCGATCCGGGCGGAGATCCTGGAAGAGGTGCTGGGACAGGTCGCCGGGGTCAGCCCGGCCTCCTCGGCGTGGAGGTGGAACAGGGCAGGGTCGTCCTGAGCGGCGATGTCGAGCGCGCCGAGCTGGCTCCGATCCTGGTGCGGCTGTGCGCCTCGGTGGACGGGGTGGTCTCGGTCACCGACCGGATCCGCCGGCCGGATCCGGTCGGCTCCTGAGGGCGGGGCCGATCCCGTCGGCAGACCGGGCTCGCGGGCCGGTCCTGCCGCGGCCTGTCACGCGTCCGGATGCTCGCCGCGGACGATCACCACGGGGCAGTCCGCGTGCTGCACGCAGTGCTGGCCGACCGAACCGAGCAGCGCCTCGGCGAATCCGCCGTGACCCCGGTTGCCCAGGACGAGCAGCTCGGCACCGTGGGCGGCCTCCAGAAGGACCTCGGCCGCATTGCCGCCCAGCACGCGTTCGCGCACCCCGACCTCCGGCTGCCGGCCGAGTTCGGTGATCACGGCAGCCGCAAGGACCTTGCCGGCCAATCCGGCGAAGTCGCCGTCGAGTGCCGTGCCGCTCCAGCCGTAGGTCACCGGGTACTCCCACGCGATCACCGCGTCCAGGGAGGCTCCGCTGAGTCCGGCCTGCCGCGCGGCCCACCGCAGCGCCGCGTTGGACGACGGCGATCCGTCGACCCCGACGACGATCCGCCGAGCGGCTGTGTCCTGTGCCATCCGATGCTCCTCTCTGGCCGCCCGTCCCCAGCGGACGCGGCGGAGTCCAGTGCCGGTCCGGCCGGCGGCTTCCCGACCACGCTCACCAGCGGACACGATTCCCGCTGCCGGTGCCAGGGCCGGCCGTGCCACGCCGTGGGGCCGTTCGGGACCTCGGAGCCGGGTCCTCCGTCACCGCCCGCCCCCGTCCGGCGTCCCGTGGCCGCCGTCCGCGGGCGGCCCGAATCCGCCGCCCCCCGGCGTCTTCACGACCAGCACGTCCCCGGGCTCCACGTCGACGGAGGCACACCCGGCGAGGGCACGGTCACCACCGCCCCGGCTCTCGATCAGGTTGGCGCCGAGAGCCCCCGGCAGGCCGCCCGCCAGGCCGTACGGCCTGACCCGGCGGTGCCCGGTGAGGACGCTGACCGTCATCGGTTCCAGGAAGCGGAGGCGGCGGACGGCCCCGTCCCCTCCGCGGTGGCTGCCCGCGCCCCCGCTGCCGGTCCTGACGGCGAACGACTCGACGACCACGGGGAGACGCGTCTCCAGGACTTCCGGATCGGTGAGACGCGAGTTGGTCATGTGCGTCTGCACCACGGACGCCCCGGCGAAGCCGGGGCCCGCCCCCGAGCCCGAACCGAGTGTCTCGTAGTACTGATGGTGGTCGTTGCCGAAGCTGACGTTGTTCATCGTGCCGGAGCCCTCCGCCTGGACGCCGAGCGCCCGGTACAGCGCGCCGACGATCGCCTGCGAGGTCTCGACGTTCCCCGCCACCACGGCCGCGGGTGGGGCGGGTGACAGCATGGAACCGGGCGGCACGACGATCCGGAGCGGCCGCAGGCAGCCGTCGTTGAGCGGGATGTCCTCGGCGACCAGGGTCCGGAAGACGTACAGCACGGCCGCGATGACGACCGCGGACGGGGCGTTGAAATTCCCCTCCAGCTGCGGCGAGGTTCCGCTGAAGTCGACGGTGGCGCAGCGGCGCCTCCGGTCGATGTCCACCCGGACCGCGATCACCGCACCCGAGTCGGTCTCGTAACGGCACTCCCCGCCCTGCAGCCGGTCGACGACCTGCCGGACGGCCTCCTCCGCGTTGTCCTGGACGTGTCGCATGTAGGCCTGCACCACCTCCACCCCGTAGGTGTCGACCATCGCCCCGATCTCCTCGGCCCCCTTGCGGTTGGCGGCGATCTGGGCCCGCAGGTCGGCCAGGTTCACCTCCGGGCTGCGCGAGGGGTACGGAGCGCCCCCGAGCAGCGCGAGTGTCTCGGCCTCGCGCAGGCGGCCGTCCTCGACCAGGAGCCAGTTGTCGAACAGCACGCCCTCCTCCTCGATCCGGCGGCTGCCCGCCGGCATCGAACCGGGCGTGATGCCGCCGATCTCCGCGTGGTGGCCGCGGGAGGCGACGAAGAAGAGCACGGTGTCCCCGTCGGCGTCGAACACGGGACTCACGACGGTGACGTCCGGCAGGTGGGTCCCCCGTGGTAGGGATCGTTGACGGCATACGCGTCGCCGGGCCGCATGGCGCCGCGGCGGCGTGCGACCACCTCCTTGACGGTCGTTCCCATCGACCCGAGGTGCACCGGGATGTGCGGCGCGTTGGCCACCAGGTTGCCGTCCGGGTCGAAGACGGCGCACGAGAAGTCGAGCCGCTCCTTGATGTTGACCGACTGCGCCGTGGCCTCCAGGCGTGCCCCCATCTGCCGGGCGACCGACATGAAGAGGTTGTTGAAGACCTCCAGCAGCACCGGGTCCGCGCGGGTGCCGACGGCGGGCAGAGCACGGGCGGCCTCGCGTTCGAGGACCAGGTGGCCGACCGGACCGACGGTGGCCCTCCAGCCCTCGTCCACCACGGTGGTGGCGCCGTCCTCGGTCAGGACCGCCGGGCCGCGCACCGTGTCGTCGGCACGCAGGGCTTCGCGCCGCAACAGCCTCGCGCGGCGCCAGGCGCCACGGGCGTACAGTCGGATCCCTTCGGGCTCCTGCGGATTCTCCGTCGCGGCCGCACCCAGCGAGGACAGGTCCGGCTGTTCGCCCACGCCCACCGCCTCGGCCGCGACCGCCTCCACGACGATCGGACGGTCCATCAGGAACGAGTAGAGCGCTCGATGGGCAGTCTCGAACTCCGTTGCCATCACGGCTGCTTCACCGAGCCCGACGGGCAGCACGGTGTCGGTGCCGTCGTATCGCAGGTGGGCCCGGAGCACCGTGCGGATCCGCTCGGGCGGCACGTCCTCGGTCGCGAGTTCCCCCGCGCCGCCTCGCCGAGTGCCTCGGCCACCGATCGGACCCGGTCCATCTCGGCCTCGCGCAGGGGCAGTTCGACGGCCTGTTCGCGCATGGCGGTCACGTCGGCCAGCCCGATGCCCAGCGCGGACAGCAGCCCGGCCATGGGCGGTACGAGGACGGTGCCGATGCCGAGGGCGTCCGCGACGGCACAGGCGTGCTGGCCGCCGGCCCCGCCGAACGTGGTCAGCGCGTAACGCGTGACATCGTGGCCCTGCTGCACCGACACGCGTTTCACCGCGTGGGCGATGTTGTCGACGGCGATGCGCAGGTAGCCCTCGGCGACGTCCTCCGGGGACCGGTCGTCCCCCGTCCGGGCCCTGATCTCCGCGGCCAGCTCGGCAAAGGCGGCGCGTACCGCGTCGGCGTCGAGCGGGGCGTCGCCGTCCGGGCCGAACACCCGGGGGAAGTGCGCCGCCTGGATCCGGCCCAGCATCAGGTTGGCGTCGGTCACGGTCAGCGGGCCGCCGTTGCGGTAGCACGCGGGCCCCGGGTCGGCCCCGGCCGAGTCCGGGCCGACCCGGTAGCGGCTGCCGTCGAAGTGGAGCACCGAGCCTCCGCCGGCCGCGACGGTGTGGATCGCCAGCATCGGCGCGCGCAGCCGCACCCCGGCGACCTGCGCCGAGAACACCCGCTCGTAGGCGCCCGCGTAGTGCGAGACGTCGGTCGACGTGCCGCCCATGTCGAACCCGATGACCCTGCGGTGGCCTGCGAGTTCGGAGAGCCGGGCCATACCGACGATGCCCCCGGCCGGCCCGGAGAGCACCGCGTCCTTGCCCCGGAACCGGTCCGCCTCGGTGAGACCGCCGTTCGACTGCATGAACAGCAGCCGCGCACCGCTCAGGTCGGCCGCGACACCGTCGACGTAGCGACGGAGTACCGGGGAGAGGTAGGCGTCCACCACGGTGGTGTCGCCCCGGGGGACGACCTTCATCAGTGGGCTGACCTCGCTCGACAGTGAGACCTGGGTGAAACCGGCGGCCAGCGCGGCCTCGCCGATCGCCTGCTCGTGCTCCGGGTGGAGATGGCTGTGGAGGCAGACCACGGCGAGCGCCGCCAGCCCGTCGCGGCGGGCCTCCTCGAACGCTCCGGCAAGGCCTGCCAGGTCGGGCGGTCGCAGGACCGTACCGTCCGCGGTGATCCGCTCGTCGGCTTCGATCACACGCCGGTAGAGCGGGATCGGCAGCCGGATCTCCCGGGCGAAGATGTCGGGGCGGTTCTGGTAGCCGATCCGCAGGGCGTCGCCGAAGCCACGGGTGATCACCAGGGCGGTCGGCTCGCCGGTGCGCTCGAGGAGGGCATTGGTGGCCACCGTGGTGCCCATCCGCACGGAGTCGATGCCGGCGTCGACGAGCGGGGCGCCCGGCGGAAGCCCGAGGAGGTGCCGGATTCCGGCGAGCGCCGGGTCTCCGCGGCGGTGCGGGTCCTGGGACAGGAGTTTGTGGACGACAATGCGGCCGTCCGGTCGGCGCGCGACGACATCGGTGAACGTTCCGCCCCGGTCCACCCAGAACTGCCATCCACCGCCTGCCACCCGTCACCTCCTGGTCGGCACGGGTCTCCGCCGCCGCACCGTCCCCACGAGTGTCCGGCCCGCGCCTGCCGCTCGCAAACACACCCATACTGGAGGAAGTGGGCAACGCAAGGTGGTGAGGCCCGGTGGCGGCGACCGTCGTGGGCGTGCTGCGCGAGAGCGACCCCACGGAACGGCGGGTGGCGCTGACTCCGCAGGCGGTGGGCTCCCTCTGCGGCCTCGGTCTCCCCGTGGTGGTGGAGAGCGGCGCAGGGGTGTCGGCAGGTTTCCCGACCGGTCGTACGAGGCCGCCGGGGCCGGGCTGGTACGACCGGGTGAGGCGGCAGTCGTGGCGGGTGTCCTGGTCGCCGTCGAGCGGCCGGCGACCCGCCTCATCGAGCGGATGCACTGGGGACAGCTGCTGATCGGCATGCTCGCGCCGGCCCGGATCCCGCTCCTGGTACGCCGCTGGGCCGAGCGCGGCGTGACACTCGTGAGCCCGACACCCGCCCGGCGGCCCGGCTCCGCCGTGCACCCGCTGGACGCGGCGGCCGGGCAGGAGGCGATCGGCGGCCACAAGGCGATCCTGCTCGCGGCGGACCGCCTCGACCGGGAACTCGCCGGCCGGGAGCAGTCTCCCGCCCGGGTCCACCTGCTGGGGTGCGGCCCGGCGACCCTGCGCGCCGCCGACACCGCGCGGGCGCTCGGCGCGATCGTCACCGGTCAGGACCCGACCGCCGCCGGCCGGGCCCTGCTCGCCGACCACGGCGTACGGGCTGCGGACACCGGCCCGTGGAACCGTCGGCGGATCGCCGCGGCCCTGATCGGCGTCGACGTGCTGGTGACCGCGGTGACGCCACCGGACCGGCCGCCGCCGGCCCTGGTCGACGAGGCCGCCCTCCACGGGATGGCGCGCCGCGGCGTCGTGGTGGATCTCGCCTGCGGGCCGGAGGGCGGGAACGTGCGATCCGCTCGGCCGGGGCGTGAGAGGACGGTCGACCCCGGCGTCCTGGTGATCGGGGCCGGACGTCTCGCCGCCGCCATGCCCGCCACCGCATCGGCGGCATACAGCCGCACTGTCCTGATGCTGCTGGAGCACCTCACTCCGGAGGGGCTGCTGGTCGTGGACCCGGAGGACCGGGTGCTCGGCGGGCTGCTCGTCTGCCAGGGCGGCGCCATCCGCGACCCGGGCGTGCTGCACGCGCTGCAGCGCGGGCTCACCCCGGCCGGAATGCCCTGACCCGGCGCACGGTACGGCTCATGGAGCACCGACCGGGAGCAGCACGTGCCGGACGGCCGACACCGAGTGGGTCGCGCAGCGGTCGAAGGCACCACCGAGCAGAACCGTGTCCACCACGTCCAGCCGGGTCGGCGCAGGCGTGCTCGACAGCAGTCGCTCGTACAGCAGCCGCTGACGCTGGGCCATCTCGTTCAGGCCGTCGTGGAGGTCCGCTGTCCCAGCCGCTCTCGGAGTCGCCAGGAGGTCGGCGGCTGCACCGAGCATCGACACCGCCAGTCCGGCCATGCCCGACAACGGCGTTCTCAACCGTTCGGGCAAGGGACCGCGCTCACGCCGTACCCAGGCGATGTCGCCCACGCCCCGTGCCGTCTCGGCCAGCCGCTGCACGTGGGACGCGACGTGCACCTCGACCACCAGCACGCGGGGTTCGACGGGCGGGCCCGTGGTGTCGAGCAGGTCGGCCGCCTCGGCCTCGATCTCCTCGTAGAGCCGGCCCAAGGTCCGGCCCGCGGCGTCCAGCTCCTGCTCGCCGGAGGTCCCGGAGGGGTCAGCGCGGCCCTTGCCGCCCTGTCCAAGGCCTCACCGGACAGCCTGACCAGCCGCACCAGGCGGCCGTTGCGCTGCAAAGTCCTCTGCGACATGGCCCGCTCCCGTTTCGACGACCGGCTCCCTTCCATGGAAACGCCGACATCGGCGGAGCGCTCCCCGCGGCCGTCGACGCCGTCGGCGGCGGCTGGACATGCCGGCCGAGCCGGTCAGCCG
The Kitasatospora paranensis genome window above contains:
- a CDS encoding universal stress protein; translation: MAQDTAARRIVVGVDGSPSSNAALRWAARQAGLSGASLDAVIAWEYPVTYGWSGTALDGDFAGLAGKVLAAAVITELGRQPEVGVRERVLGGNAAEVLLEAAHGAELLVLGNRGHGGFAEALLGSVGQHCVQHADCPVVIVRGEHPDA
- a CDS encoding AMP-binding enzyme; the protein is MASVGEPLNPEAVRWGEEILGLPIHDNWWQTETGSIMIANRAGGEVRPGSMGRPLPGVAAGILERGPNGRAAVRDGRVHVLTEPGAVGELALRPGWPSMFRGYLGADDRYRSCFADGWYLTGDLARCDTDGFYWFVGRADDVIKCAGHLIGPFEVESTLMEHPAVAEAGVIGRPDPVAGEVVKAFVSLKPGFDADTSLARDITAFARRRLGPAIAPREIAFDQHLPKTRSGKVMRRLLRARELGIPEGDVSTLEEAE
- a CDS encoding BON domain-containing protein — protein: MEQGRVVLSGDVERAELAPILVRLCASVDGVVSVTDRIRRPDPVGS
- a CDS encoding AMP-binding protein, with translation MAFGSLKNLSVFCPMFSAFGPAPVEERLRLGDVRVLVTTEELYRRKVAGHRERLPGLRHVLVTGPFTGTLPGTESLSALLADASDAFTIPDTDPEDMALLHFTSGTTGTPKGRSTFTRPSSPTMRRPPRPSTSTPTTSSGAPPTPAG
- a CDS encoding universal stress protein, translating into MTHERNPDRIVVGVDGSEQAGQALRWALRQAELTGAAVEAVIAWEPPYTGWGGDMTAGEKKELGILADKVLAGTIAKVQESGPRVEVHARAAEGTPAQVLLAAAADDDVALLVVGSRGIGGFAGALLGSVGQHCAQHAPCPVVIVRGRDSLGRQTADAVPH
- a CDS encoding HPF/RaiA family ribosome-associated protein, which translates into the protein MSSPRSIQAPELQVSAGRDVAPATVEHARARILDLLATVREPVLSARVRLTRMHNPSVERPALAQATVDVDGRLARAHVAAPTMGEAIGLLRDRLAVQLSRLHRDREARRGRGGAARPHEWRRGDEGLHRPHYVPLPREDRRIVRRKSYPLALESAGEAALELETMDFDFHLFTEIGTREDSVIHRFGAGPYRLAQVHPRPEALAPSDLPMTVLTAPATRMTEEQAVDRLEATGGPFVVYADASTGRGNLLYYRYDGHYGLISPASDRPSAHREPQQ
- a CDS encoding Hsp20/alpha crystallin family protein — protein: MAGEMMHRRAPHWWPTFSDWFEDLPVDLRMGEHVIRVEESEHEGMYTVKAELPGMDPEKDVEITVEGGVLTIRAERAEEKREKQRSEFRYGFFTRSLRLPEGVSEADITATFDKGVLTVTCPVGQVEAPARRIRIGHGATD
- the pdhA gene encoding pyruvate dehydrogenase (acetyl-transferring) E1 component subunit alpha; the encoded protein is MTRRTVADSGRTDARAPADVAHRLLLLREMLRIRRFEERCVELYSAGEIRGFVHLCIGEEAVSVGVHQALTPEDAVVSTYREHGHALARGIPAEAVLAEMLGRTSGCSGGRGGSMHLFDAARRFYGGQGIVAGGLPVAAGLALADRMRGQQRLACCFFGDGAFAEGEFHETANLAALWGLPLLLVCENNLYAMGTPLAREHAQIDLAARAASYGMAAWAVDGMDVSAVEQTTRRAAQAVREGGGPYFLEVRTFRFRAHSMYDPDLYRDRAEVEQWKKRDPITLLVERMRADGAFDEAGLESLEKEIAEELDGAVGRARQGGVEPASQLLRFVRTPTGEPS
- a CDS encoding dsRBD fold-containing protein, translated to MSDDTTDGRLRTKSWALRLDLFEEGDTTKVHAVLDTGDNTLESRTSSRRNPHDPPVPEVGDEYAAGRALVDLGQQLLRAGRTDAAADDPALHT
- a CDS encoding CBS domain-containing protein, with protein sequence MRHRTVRDVMTSPAISVAPDTGFREIVALLDEYGITAVPVVDGAGHPIGVVSEADLLRTQEAQEDHSGLLPGPPPRHGAPVTASGLMSAPAVCITGEASVVAAARTMHARNVKRLPVVDTDGRLVGVVARADLLRVFLRDDRAIRAEILEEVLGQVAGVSPASSAWRWNRAGSS